Proteins encoded by one window of Aphidius gifuensis isolate YNYX2018 linkage group LG2, ASM1490517v1, whole genome shotgun sequence:
- the LOC122848540 gene encoding WD repeat-containing protein 44 isoform X3: protein MSESSDTDEFFDAEDDSTQRNTRRSKVKESSLSLDDTQNDKQLLTPINQPDDSVFLKPADPKPLVKVTNHVEPERKLSSEKLQDDDAKSAISNKIVSRKKFLDLRQRMETEDDDIPINNSPPDSQTSSVEGIYAAPSKTSHPFRIIEHDTMSLISMTSLGRVGRILGGSSDAASAIIPPITPVTKESQILIPTTSTQIKDDDSISGKLSQSSSVLTLSGDIVQDSSSANGQDDYTSKCDSNVILQEPDVIASTKNNSKTIDCCQQDTTAPVAPPRRKKKSKPQTPTDLAPTTAEGTKPILLLPSPASTIESITREFEHSLDIRSATKGQYVVKPQASFTRSNYVLYFKDEKIPVQLSPSKGFLLAHRFDRDDDKSKAQGPSLDDLERLERMKAEILNLRSSHKSSSPYGSISSNGIGRYSLGPQRIPGMIPHGSRERRKSAGDQDMVKQLNMFVRTRTDSGKRLTDMEILEQVTVLNLDTGERVPLSIAEDKLPQCMNPLSLHIMRLTSEYASNSSLEKEKESDEESVDSKMSSLPPDEDVAVGRVRKKTQKFKRFLGSTVKKTMDKAKSIAEEVSHARHKEDVMDIVDDVYPGEPQVIKLKASNSHKGPYEFSCLQHVQDLSGEHVGPVWCMKFSACGRLLATAGQDRVLRIWILRDAFTYFQDMRTKYNAEKVSPTPSQESLVSQQSLEDPNVAASALSEIEGTKSPFMPKPFCMYTGHTSDLLDVSWSKNYFVLSSSMDKTVRLWHISRKECLCCFQHIDFVTAIVFHPRDDRYFLSGSLDGKLRLWNIPDKKVAVWNEVDGQTKLITAANFCQNGKFAVVGSYDGRCIFYNTDQLKYHTQIDVRSTRGKNSRGRKISGIEPMPGEDKILVTSNDSRIRLYDLRDLNLSCKYKGYVNVSSQIKASFSPDGQYIVAGSENQCIYIWKTHHDYSKFSSVRRDRNDFWEGIKAHNAVVTCAVFAPNPDTIIRQIEAREQWEGRDDGKNFKSGGGATANPVDPVVEQRTKGCGGHVLVSADFNGCIKVFLNKTKPKHSSLPASALA from the exons ATGTCTGAAAGTAGTGATactgatgaattttttgatgCCGAGGATGACAGTACTCAACGAAACACCAg acGTAGTAAGGTTAAGGAATCATCACTGTCACTAGATGACACacaaaatgataaacaattattaacacCAATAAATCAACCAGATGACagtgtatttttaaaaccagCTGATCCAAAACCATTGGTAAAAGTAACAAATCATGTTGAGCctgaaagaaaattatcatctgaaaaattg caGGATGATGATGCAAAATCagcaatatcaaataaaattgttagtagaaaaaaatttcttgatctTCGTCAACGTATGGAAACTGAAGATGATGATAtaccaataaataattcaccaCCAGATAGTCAAACATCATCAGTTGAGGGTATTTATGCAGCTCCATCAAAAACATCACATCCATTTAGAATAATTGAACATGATACAATGAGTTTAATTAGTATGACATCATTAGGAAGAGTTGGTAGAATACTTGGTGGTAGCAGTGATGCAGCATCAGCAATAATACCACCAATAACACCAGTAACTAAAGAATCACAAATATTAATACCAACAACAAGTACACAAATTAAAGATGATGATTCAATATCAGGTAAATTATCACAATCATCAAGTGTATTAACATTGTCAGGTGATATTGTACAAGATTCAAGTTCAGCTAATGGTCAAGATGATTATACATCAAAATGTGATAGTAATGTTATTTTACAAGAACCTGATGTTATTGCAAgtactaaaaataatagtaaaacaaTTGATTGTTGTCAACAAGATACAACAGCACCTGTAGCACCaccaagaagaaaaaaaaaatcaaaaccaCAAACACCAACTGATCTTGCT cCAACAACTGCAGAAGGAACAAAACCCATATTGTTATTGCCAAGTCCAGCAAGTACAATTGAATCAATAACACGTGAATTTGAACATTCATTAGACATTAGATCAGCCACTAAGGGTCAGTACGTCGTTAAGCCCCAGGCAAGTTTTACTAGAAGTAATTACGTTCTTTACTTCAAGGACGAAAAAATACCAGTTCAACTATCACCCTCAAAAGGATTTTTACTGGCACATCGATTTGATCGG gatgatgataaatcaaaagCACAAGGTCCATCACTTGATGATCTTGAAAGATTGGAAAGAATGAAAGCTGAAATATTGAATCTTCGATCAAGTCATAAATCAAGTAGTCCATATGGTTCAATATCAAGTAATGGTATTGGAAGATATTCTCTTGGTCCACAAAGAATACCTGGTATGATACCACATGGTTCACGTGAAAGACGCAAGTCTGCTGGTGATCAGGATATGGTTAAACAATTGAATATGTTTGTAAGAACTAGAACAGACTCAGGAAAACGTTTAACTGATatg GAAATATTGGAACAAGTGACTGTATTAAATCTTGATACTGGTGAACGAGTACCATTGAGTATTGCTGAGGATAAATTACCACAGTGTATGAATCCATTGTCTTTACATATAATGCGTTTAACATCAGAATATGCAAGTAATTCAAgtttagaaaaagaaaaagaaagtgATGAAGAGAGTGTTGATAGTAAAATGTCATCATTACCACCAGATGAAGATGTTGCTGTTGGTCGTGTACgtaaaaaaactcaaaaatttaaacgttTTCTTGGTTCaacagttaaaaaaacaatggatAAAGCAAAATCAATTGCAGAAGAAGTATCACATGCTCGTCATAAAGAAGATGTTAtggatattgttgatgatgtttatCCAGGTGAACCacaagttattaaattaaaagcatCAAATAGTCATAAAGGACCATATGAATTTTCATGTTTACAACATGTACAAGATTTAAGTGGTGAACATGTTGGCCCAGTTTGGTGTATGAAATTTTCAGCATGTGGTAGATTATTAGCAACTGCTGGACAAGATCGTGTATTAAGAATATGGATATTACGTGATGCATTTACATATTTTCAAGATATGAGAACAAAATATAATGCTGAAAAAGTTAGTCCAACACCATCACAAGAATCACTTGTATCACAACAATCACTTGAAGATCCAAATGTTGCTGCAAGTGCATTAAGTGAAATTGAAGGTACAAAAAGTCCATTTATGCCAAAACCATTTTGTATGTATACTGGACATACATCTGATTTACTTGATGTATCAtggtcaaaaaattattttgtattatcatcatcaatggaTAAAACAGTTAGATTATGGCATATATCAAGAAAAGAATGTTTATGCTGTTTTCAACATATTGATTTTGTAACAGCAATTGTATTTCATCCACGTGatgatagatattttttatctggTTCATTAGATGGTAAATTAAGACTATGGAATATACCTGATAAAAAAGTTGCTGTATGGAATGAAGTTGATGGACAAACAAAACTAATAACAGCTGcaaatttttgtcaaaatggTAAATTTGCTGTTGTTGGATCTTATGATGGAcgttgtatattttataatactgatcaattaaaatatcatacaCAAATTGATGTTAGATCAACAAGAGGTAAAAATTCACGTGGTAGAAAAATAAGTGGTATTGAACCAATGCCAGGtgaagataaaatattagtaACATCAAATGATAGTAGAATACGTCTTTATGATCTCAgggatttaaatttatcatgcaAATATAAAGGCTATGTTAATGTTAGTAGTCAGATTAAAGCAAGTTTTAGTCCAGATGGACAATATATTGTTGCTGGTTCAGAAAatcaatgtatttatatatggaAAACACATcatgattattcaaaattttcaagtgtAAGACGTGATCGTAATGATTTTTGGGAAGGTATTAAAGCTCATAATGCTGTTGTAACATGTGCTGTATTTGCACCAAATCCAGATACAATTATACGACAAATTGAAGCACGTGAACAGTGGGAAGGACGTgatgatggtaaaaattttaaatctggTGGTGGTGCAACAGCAAATCCAGTTGATCCAGTTGTTGAACAAAGAACAAAAGGTTGTGGTGGTCATGTTTTAGTCAGTGCTGATTTTAATGGTTgcattaaagtttttttaaataaaactaaaccAAAGCACAGTTCACTTCCTGCATCAGCACTTGCGTAA
- the LOC122848540 gene encoding WD repeat-containing protein 44 isoform X5: protein MSESSDTDEFFDAEDDSTQRNTRRSKVKESSLSLDDTQNDKQLLTPINQPDDSVFLKPADPKPLVKVTNHVEPERKLSSEKLQDDDAKSAISNKIVSRKKFLDLRQRMETEDDDIPINNSPPDSQTSSVEGIYAAPSKTSHPFRIIEHDTMSLISMTSLGRVGRILGGSSDAASAIIPPITPVTKESQILIPTTSTQIKDDDSISGKLSQSSSVLTLSGDIVQDSSSANGQDDYTSKCDSNVILQEPDVIASTKNNSKTIDCCQQDTTAPVAPPRRKKKSKPQTPTDLAPTTAEGTKPILLLPSPASTIESITREFEHSLDIRSATKGQYVVKPQDDDKSKAQGPSLDDLERLERMKAEILNLRSSHKSSSPYGSISSNGIGRYSLGPQRIPGMIPHGSRERRKSAGDQDMVKQLNMFVRTRTDSGKRLTDMEILEQVTVLNLDTGERVPLSIAEDKLPQCMNPLSLHIMRLTSEYASNSSLEKEKESDEESVDSKMSSLPPDEDVAVGRVRKKTQKFKRFLGSTVKKTMDKAKSIAEEVSHARHKEDVMDIVDDVYPGEPQVIKLKASNSHKGPYEFSCLQHVQDLSGEHVGPVWCMKFSACGRLLATAGQDRVLRIWILRDAFTYFQDMRTKYNAEKVSPTPSQESLVSQQSLEDPNVAASALSEIEGTKSPFMPKPFCMYTGHTSDLLDVSWSKNYFVLSSSMDKTVRLWHISRKECLCCFQHIDFVTAIVFHPRDDRYFLSGSLDGKLRLWNIPDKKVAVWNEVDGQTKLITAANFCQNGKFAVVGSYDGRCIFYNTDQLKYHTQIDVRSTRGKNSRGRKISGIEPMPGEDKILVTSNDSRIRLYDLRDLNLSCKYKGYVNVSSQIKASFSPDGQYIVAGSENQCIYIWKTHHDYSKFSSVRRDRNDFWEGIKAHNAVVTCAVFAPNPDTIIRQIEAREQWEGRDDGKNFKSGGGATANPVDPVVEQRTKGCGGHVLVSADFNGCIKVFLNKTKPKHSSLPASALA from the exons ATGTCTGAAAGTAGTGATactgatgaattttttgatgCCGAGGATGACAGTACTCAACGAAACACCAg acGTAGTAAGGTTAAGGAATCATCACTGTCACTAGATGACACacaaaatgataaacaattattaacacCAATAAATCAACCAGATGACagtgtatttttaaaaccagCTGATCCAAAACCATTGGTAAAAGTAACAAATCATGTTGAGCctgaaagaaaattatcatctgaaaaattg caGGATGATGATGCAAAATCagcaatatcaaataaaattgttagtagaaaaaaatttcttgatctTCGTCAACGTATGGAAACTGAAGATGATGATAtaccaataaataattcaccaCCAGATAGTCAAACATCATCAGTTGAGGGTATTTATGCAGCTCCATCAAAAACATCACATCCATTTAGAATAATTGAACATGATACAATGAGTTTAATTAGTATGACATCATTAGGAAGAGTTGGTAGAATACTTGGTGGTAGCAGTGATGCAGCATCAGCAATAATACCACCAATAACACCAGTAACTAAAGAATCACAAATATTAATACCAACAACAAGTACACAAATTAAAGATGATGATTCAATATCAGGTAAATTATCACAATCATCAAGTGTATTAACATTGTCAGGTGATATTGTACAAGATTCAAGTTCAGCTAATGGTCAAGATGATTATACATCAAAATGTGATAGTAATGTTATTTTACAAGAACCTGATGTTATTGCAAgtactaaaaataatagtaaaacaaTTGATTGTTGTCAACAAGATACAACAGCACCTGTAGCACCaccaagaagaaaaaaaaaatcaaaaccaCAAACACCAACTGATCTTGCT cCAACAACTGCAGAAGGAACAAAACCCATATTGTTATTGCCAAGTCCAGCAAGTACAATTGAATCAATAACACGTGAATTTGAACATTCATTAGACATTAGATCAGCCACTAAGGGTCAGTACGTCGTTAAGCCCCAG gatgatgataaatcaaaagCACAAGGTCCATCACTTGATGATCTTGAAAGATTGGAAAGAATGAAAGCTGAAATATTGAATCTTCGATCAAGTCATAAATCAAGTAGTCCATATGGTTCAATATCAAGTAATGGTATTGGAAGATATTCTCTTGGTCCACAAAGAATACCTGGTATGATACCACATGGTTCACGTGAAAGACGCAAGTCTGCTGGTGATCAGGATATGGTTAAACAATTGAATATGTTTGTAAGAACTAGAACAGACTCAGGAAAACGTTTAACTGATatg GAAATATTGGAACAAGTGACTGTATTAAATCTTGATACTGGTGAACGAGTACCATTGAGTATTGCTGAGGATAAATTACCACAGTGTATGAATCCATTGTCTTTACATATAATGCGTTTAACATCAGAATATGCAAGTAATTCAAgtttagaaaaagaaaaagaaagtgATGAAGAGAGTGTTGATAGTAAAATGTCATCATTACCACCAGATGAAGATGTTGCTGTTGGTCGTGTACgtaaaaaaactcaaaaatttaaacgttTTCTTGGTTCaacagttaaaaaaacaatggatAAAGCAAAATCAATTGCAGAAGAAGTATCACATGCTCGTCATAAAGAAGATGTTAtggatattgttgatgatgtttatCCAGGTGAACCacaagttattaaattaaaagcatCAAATAGTCATAAAGGACCATATGAATTTTCATGTTTACAACATGTACAAGATTTAAGTGGTGAACATGTTGGCCCAGTTTGGTGTATGAAATTTTCAGCATGTGGTAGATTATTAGCAACTGCTGGACAAGATCGTGTATTAAGAATATGGATATTACGTGATGCATTTACATATTTTCAAGATATGAGAACAAAATATAATGCTGAAAAAGTTAGTCCAACACCATCACAAGAATCACTTGTATCACAACAATCACTTGAAGATCCAAATGTTGCTGCAAGTGCATTAAGTGAAATTGAAGGTACAAAAAGTCCATTTATGCCAAAACCATTTTGTATGTATACTGGACATACATCTGATTTACTTGATGTATCAtggtcaaaaaattattttgtattatcatcatcaatggaTAAAACAGTTAGATTATGGCATATATCAAGAAAAGAATGTTTATGCTGTTTTCAACATATTGATTTTGTAACAGCAATTGTATTTCATCCACGTGatgatagatattttttatctggTTCATTAGATGGTAAATTAAGACTATGGAATATACCTGATAAAAAAGTTGCTGTATGGAATGAAGTTGATGGACAAACAAAACTAATAACAGCTGcaaatttttgtcaaaatggTAAATTTGCTGTTGTTGGATCTTATGATGGAcgttgtatattttataatactgatcaattaaaatatcatacaCAAATTGATGTTAGATCAACAAGAGGTAAAAATTCACGTGGTAGAAAAATAAGTGGTATTGAACCAATGCCAGGtgaagataaaatattagtaACATCAAATGATAGTAGAATACGTCTTTATGATCTCAgggatttaaatttatcatgcaAATATAAAGGCTATGTTAATGTTAGTAGTCAGATTAAAGCAAGTTTTAGTCCAGATGGACAATATATTGTTGCTGGTTCAGAAAatcaatgtatttatatatggaAAACACATcatgattattcaaaattttcaagtgtAAGACGTGATCGTAATGATTTTTGGGAAGGTATTAAAGCTCATAATGCTGTTGTAACATGTGCTGTATTTGCACCAAATCCAGATACAATTATACGACAAATTGAAGCACGTGAACAGTGGGAAGGACGTgatgatggtaaaaattttaaatctggTGGTGGTGCAACAGCAAATCCAGTTGATCCAGTTGTTGAACAAAGAACAAAAGGTTGTGGTGGTCATGTTTTAGTCAGTGCTGATTTTAATGGTTgcattaaagtttttttaaataaaactaaaccAAAGCACAGTTCACTTCCTGCATCAGCACTTGCGTAA
- the LOC122848540 gene encoding WD repeat-containing protein 44 isoform X1 — MSESSDTDEFFDAEDDSTQRNTRRSKVKESSLSLDDTQNDKQLLTPINQPDDSVFLKPADPKPLVKVTNHVEPERKLSSEKLQDDDAKSAISNKIVSRKKFLDLRQRMETEDDDIPINNSPPDSQTSSVEGIYAAPSKTSHPFRIIEHDTMSLISMTSLGRVGRILGGSSDAASAIIPPITPVTKESQILIPTTSTQIKDDDSISGKLSQSSSVLTLSGDIVQDSSSANGQDDYTSKCDSNVILQEPDVIASTKNNSKTIDCCQQDTTAPVAPPRRKKKSKPQTPTDLAPTTAEGTKPILLLPSPASTIESITREFEHSLDIRSATKGQYVVKPQASFTRSNYVLYFKDEKIPVQLSPSKGFLLAHRFDRVSVEKKKTNKKDDDKSKAQGPSLDDLERLERMKAEILNLRSSHKSSSPYGSISSNGIGRYSLGPQRIPGMIPHGSRERRKSAGDQDMVKQLNMFVRTRTDSGKRLTDMEILEQVTVLNLDTGERVPLSIAEDKLPQCMNPLSLHIMRLTSEYASNSSLEKEKESDEESVDSKMSSLPPDEDVAVGRVRKKTQKFKRFLGSTVKKTMDKAKSIAEEVSHARHKEDVMDIVDDVYPGEPQVIKLKASNSHKGPYEFSCLQHVQDLSGEHVGPVWCMKFSACGRLLATAGQDRVLRIWILRDAFTYFQDMRTKYNAEKVSPTPSQESLVSQQSLEDPNVAASALSEIEGTKSPFMPKPFCMYTGHTSDLLDVSWSKNYFVLSSSMDKTVRLWHISRKECLCCFQHIDFVTAIVFHPRDDRYFLSGSLDGKLRLWNIPDKKVAVWNEVDGQTKLITAANFCQNGKFAVVGSYDGRCIFYNTDQLKYHTQIDVRSTRGKNSRGRKISGIEPMPGEDKILVTSNDSRIRLYDLRDLNLSCKYKGYVNVSSQIKASFSPDGQYIVAGSENQCIYIWKTHHDYSKFSSVRRDRNDFWEGIKAHNAVVTCAVFAPNPDTIIRQIEAREQWEGRDDGKNFKSGGGATANPVDPVVEQRTKGCGGHVLVSADFNGCIKVFLNKTKPKHSSLPASALA; from the exons ATGTCTGAAAGTAGTGATactgatgaattttttgatgCCGAGGATGACAGTACTCAACGAAACACCAg acGTAGTAAGGTTAAGGAATCATCACTGTCACTAGATGACACacaaaatgataaacaattattaacacCAATAAATCAACCAGATGACagtgtatttttaaaaccagCTGATCCAAAACCATTGGTAAAAGTAACAAATCATGTTGAGCctgaaagaaaattatcatctgaaaaattg caGGATGATGATGCAAAATCagcaatatcaaataaaattgttagtagaaaaaaatttcttgatctTCGTCAACGTATGGAAACTGAAGATGATGATAtaccaataaataattcaccaCCAGATAGTCAAACATCATCAGTTGAGGGTATTTATGCAGCTCCATCAAAAACATCACATCCATTTAGAATAATTGAACATGATACAATGAGTTTAATTAGTATGACATCATTAGGAAGAGTTGGTAGAATACTTGGTGGTAGCAGTGATGCAGCATCAGCAATAATACCACCAATAACACCAGTAACTAAAGAATCACAAATATTAATACCAACAACAAGTACACAAATTAAAGATGATGATTCAATATCAGGTAAATTATCACAATCATCAAGTGTATTAACATTGTCAGGTGATATTGTACAAGATTCAAGTTCAGCTAATGGTCAAGATGATTATACATCAAAATGTGATAGTAATGTTATTTTACAAGAACCTGATGTTATTGCAAgtactaaaaataatagtaaaacaaTTGATTGTTGTCAACAAGATACAACAGCACCTGTAGCACCaccaagaagaaaaaaaaaatcaaaaccaCAAACACCAACTGATCTTGCT cCAACAACTGCAGAAGGAACAAAACCCATATTGTTATTGCCAAGTCCAGCAAGTACAATTGAATCAATAACACGTGAATTTGAACATTCATTAGACATTAGATCAGCCACTAAGGGTCAGTACGTCGTTAAGCCCCAGGCAAGTTTTACTAGAAGTAATTACGTTCTTTACTTCAAGGACGAAAAAATACCAGTTCAACTATCACCCTCAAAAGGATTTTTACTGGCACATCGATTTGATCGGGtcagtgttgaaaaaaaaaaaacaaacaaaaaa gatgatgataaatcaaaagCACAAGGTCCATCACTTGATGATCTTGAAAGATTGGAAAGAATGAAAGCTGAAATATTGAATCTTCGATCAAGTCATAAATCAAGTAGTCCATATGGTTCAATATCAAGTAATGGTATTGGAAGATATTCTCTTGGTCCACAAAGAATACCTGGTATGATACCACATGGTTCACGTGAAAGACGCAAGTCTGCTGGTGATCAGGATATGGTTAAACAATTGAATATGTTTGTAAGAACTAGAACAGACTCAGGAAAACGTTTAACTGATatg GAAATATTGGAACAAGTGACTGTATTAAATCTTGATACTGGTGAACGAGTACCATTGAGTATTGCTGAGGATAAATTACCACAGTGTATGAATCCATTGTCTTTACATATAATGCGTTTAACATCAGAATATGCAAGTAATTCAAgtttagaaaaagaaaaagaaagtgATGAAGAGAGTGTTGATAGTAAAATGTCATCATTACCACCAGATGAAGATGTTGCTGTTGGTCGTGTACgtaaaaaaactcaaaaatttaaacgttTTCTTGGTTCaacagttaaaaaaacaatggatAAAGCAAAATCAATTGCAGAAGAAGTATCACATGCTCGTCATAAAGAAGATGTTAtggatattgttgatgatgtttatCCAGGTGAACCacaagttattaaattaaaagcatCAAATAGTCATAAAGGACCATATGAATTTTCATGTTTACAACATGTACAAGATTTAAGTGGTGAACATGTTGGCCCAGTTTGGTGTATGAAATTTTCAGCATGTGGTAGATTATTAGCAACTGCTGGACAAGATCGTGTATTAAGAATATGGATATTACGTGATGCATTTACATATTTTCAAGATATGAGAACAAAATATAATGCTGAAAAAGTTAGTCCAACACCATCACAAGAATCACTTGTATCACAACAATCACTTGAAGATCCAAATGTTGCTGCAAGTGCATTAAGTGAAATTGAAGGTACAAAAAGTCCATTTATGCCAAAACCATTTTGTATGTATACTGGACATACATCTGATTTACTTGATGTATCAtggtcaaaaaattattttgtattatcatcatcaatggaTAAAACAGTTAGATTATGGCATATATCAAGAAAAGAATGTTTATGCTGTTTTCAACATATTGATTTTGTAACAGCAATTGTATTTCATCCACGTGatgatagatattttttatctggTTCATTAGATGGTAAATTAAGACTATGGAATATACCTGATAAAAAAGTTGCTGTATGGAATGAAGTTGATGGACAAACAAAACTAATAACAGCTGcaaatttttgtcaaaatggTAAATTTGCTGTTGTTGGATCTTATGATGGAcgttgtatattttataatactgatcaattaaaatatcatacaCAAATTGATGTTAGATCAACAAGAGGTAAAAATTCACGTGGTAGAAAAATAAGTGGTATTGAACCAATGCCAGGtgaagataaaatattagtaACATCAAATGATAGTAGAATACGTCTTTATGATCTCAgggatttaaatttatcatgcaAATATAAAGGCTATGTTAATGTTAGTAGTCAGATTAAAGCAAGTTTTAGTCCAGATGGACAATATATTGTTGCTGGTTCAGAAAatcaatgtatttatatatggaAAACACATcatgattattcaaaattttcaagtgtAAGACGTGATCGTAATGATTTTTGGGAAGGTATTAAAGCTCATAATGCTGTTGTAACATGTGCTGTATTTGCACCAAATCCAGATACAATTATACGACAAATTGAAGCACGTGAACAGTGGGAAGGACGTgatgatggtaaaaattttaaatctggTGGTGGTGCAACAGCAAATCCAGTTGATCCAGTTGTTGAACAAAGAACAAAAGGTTGTGGTGGTCATGTTTTAGTCAGTGCTGATTTTAATGGTTgcattaaagtttttttaaataaaactaaaccAAAGCACAGTTCACTTCCTGCATCAGCACTTGCGTAA